The Banduia mediterranea DNA segment TGATGTCCTTTTGCAAGTCGCGGGAAAATTCGTGCCGCTGGGTACGCATTTGCCGATGGCGTTGAATCAGGGCGCGGCGCTGCTCGAGCTGCTTGAAGATCAGCCCGTCTTTTTCGGCGCGGTCGCGCTCGTAGGCAGCTAGCGTTTCCCGCTCGTTCTGTCCCCTGATGCGGCCGTGCTGGCCGGTCAGGCGATCCCAAAGCCCGTGCAGGCCCTTGTTGAAACGAGTCTGCCGAGCAACGGCTTCTTTGTTCCACCGCTCCCGCAGGCGTTCATCGAGCTGTTTTCGCTCATGCCGGTGCCGGTCGATCAGCGCTTTGCGCTCACTGGCCGCTTTGGCGCGTTGCAGGGCGTTGACGCGGTCCTGCGCGGCCTTCAGTTCTTGCAGGCGCTGCGAGACCTGCGCTGCAGTGTCTTCCCGGCATCGCGCGACGCTCGGCAGCTTGCCGTCGTCTTCGTCGCCCAGCCGGGCGCGGACGGATTTTGTTTTGATGCCGACCCACTTGGCGATGGCGTAGACCTCGCCGTGCATGTCCACGGCGACGAAGCTGCGGCGGTCGCCTCGGGCGAGCTTGTAGCCTCGCTCTTCCAGTACGGCGGCAAATGCCTGCCGGGAGTCCGAAACAGCCCAGCAGTCTTGCAAGGCGGCTTTGATTTCGCGCGCGTCCTTTCCGGCGCGTTTGGCCTGCTGCCATTCGGCCAGCGTGAAGTTACGCGGGTCGCGTTCCGCCGATTTCATGAAGCCGCGCGGCATTTGCCAGCCATGCTCGATATACAGCTCGCGGGCGACGTCCTGGAGCTTGCGGTGGCTTTTGGGGAGGTGGACGGCTTTCATCTCGTCCGCCTTGATGCGCGACCACACGGCGTGGCAGTGCCTGCGGCCTTCCTTTTCATGGAAGACAATCGCGCGCGGCTGGCCGGTGAGGCCGAGGCGTTCTTCGACGCGCTCAACCGCGCTTTCAAAGGCAGCGGTTGAAACGTCGGTCTGCGGCGGCGGGTTCAAGCTCAGCGAGAACAGAAACTGTCTGCACTTGGTTCCCCGGCTGATCGCATAGGCTTCGTTCAACGCCCCGGTTAGATTCTCCGAGGCGAAGCCGCGCAGCTCGTGGACCTCTACATGCTCGTTTTCTTCCTTGAGCAGGTGCTGAGCCAG contains these protein-coding regions:
- a CDS encoding relaxase/mobilization nuclease domain-containing protein → MILVGNQRGGAKNLAQHLLKEENEHVEVHELRGFASENLTGALNEAYAISRGTKCRQFLFSLSLNPPPQTDVSTAAFESAVERVEERLGLTGQPRAIVFHEKEGRRHCHAVWSRIKADEMKAVHLPKSHRKLQDVARELYIEHGWQMPRGFMKSAERDPRNFTLAEWQQAKRAGKDAREIKAALQDCWAVSDSRQAFAAVLEERGYKLARGDRRSFVAVDMHGEVYAIAKWVGIKTKSVRARLGDEDDGKLPSVARCREDTAAQVSQRLQELKAAQDRVNALQRAKAASERKALIDRHRHERKQLDERLRERWNKEAVARQTRFNKGLHGLWDRLTGQHGRIRGQNERETLAAYERDRAEKDGLIFKQLEQRRALIQRHRQMRTQRHEFSRDLQKDITCVDMVRQEAARARLTELREKTLSETWEKSVRAPARIRAPRRHRPGREP